A stretch of Lathyrus oleraceus cultivar Zhongwan6 chromosome 6, CAAS_Psat_ZW6_1.0, whole genome shotgun sequence DNA encodes these proteins:
- the LOC127092424 gene encoding protein TIFY 4B isoform X2 yields MNAGATVIRSILDKPLNQLTEDDISQLTREDCRRFLKDKGMRRPSWNKSQAIQQVISLKALLEPTDDDSPAPVSSAIHRHHHHHPQPPQGNLSEAPVKSPNREIGVRAVEDVQKSISPAAEKPTETNDAPAGGCAPSGSFGQMTIFYCGKVNVYDGVSPDKAQSIMQLAASPSPFPQDNPLNKNAAVWASSCNIPIDKDVLFPTNTAILQVSQTDKMVEYPLQYREKGSTPRDAEGQASRKVSLQRYLEKRKDRGRPKGKKLTGITSSNFEMYLNLPVKVHASNGNSSRSSTDSPPQTRLPLVSSGSADNQPKVALPIDLNDKDVQEC; encoded by the exons ATGAACGCCGGAGCCACCGTCATCCGATCCATCCTCGATAAACCTCTTAACCAGCTCACCGAAGATGACATTTCGCAACTCACTCGCGAAGACTGTCGCAGATTCCTCAAAGATAAAG GGATGCGCAGGCCTTCCTGGAACAAATCTCAGGCGATCCAACAGGTTATTTCTCTCAAAGCGCTTCTTGAACCTACCGACGATGATTCTCCTGCACCCGTTTCCTCCGCCATACACCGCCATCATCACCACCACCCTCAACCTCCTCAA GGGAATTTGAGTGAAGCTCCGGTGAAGAGTCCGAATCGCGAGATCGGTGTACGGGCCGTGGAAGATGTTCAGAAATCCATTTCACCTGCTGCAGAAAAACCTACCGAGACAAATGATGCCCCTGCCGG AGGGTGCGCACCTAGTGGGTCATTTGGGCAAATGACAATTTTCTACTGTGGTAAGGTGAATGTCTATGATGGAGTCTCACCGGATAAG GCACAGTCAATCATGCAACTTGCTGCAAGTCCGTCCCCGTTTCCTCAAGACAATCCTTTAAATAAAAATGCAGCAGTTTGGGCTTCTTCTTGCAACATACCGATTGATAAGGATGTCCTCTTCCCCACTAACACAGCAATTCTTCAAGTTTCTCAAACAG ATAAGATGGTGGAATATCCTCTGCAATACAGGGAGAAAGGGAGCACACCTCGAGATGCTG AGGGTCAGGCAAGCAGAAAAGTGTCGCTGCAGCGATATCTTGAAAAGCGAAAGGACAG GGGAAGACCGAAGGGAAAGAAACTGACTGGCATAACTTCATCTAACTTTGAGATGTATTTGAATCTTCCAGTGAAGGTCCACGCCTCAAATGGGAACTCAAGCCGTAGTAGCACTGACTCTCCACCGCAGACTAGACTGCCTCTAGTTTCCAGTGGCTCAGCTGACAACCAGCCAAAAGTTGCCCTTCCTATTGATCTGAATGATAAAG ATGTTCAAGAATGCTAA
- the LOC127092424 gene encoding protein TIFY 4B isoform X3, which produces MNAGATVIRSILDKPLNQLTEDDISQLTREDCRRFLKDKGMRRPSWNKSQAIQQVISLKALLEPTDDDSPAPVSSAIHRHHHHHPQPPQGNLSEAPVKSPNREIGVRAVEDVQKSISPAAEKPTETNDAPAGGCAPSGSFGQMTIFYCGKVNVYDGVSPDKAQSIMQLAASPSPFPQDNPLNKNAAVWASSCNIPIDKDVLFPTNTAILQVSQTDKMVEYPLQYREKGSTPRDAVKVHASNGNSSRSSTDSPPQTRLPLVSSGSADNQPKVALPIDLNDKDVQEC; this is translated from the exons ATGAACGCCGGAGCCACCGTCATCCGATCCATCCTCGATAAACCTCTTAACCAGCTCACCGAAGATGACATTTCGCAACTCACTCGCGAAGACTGTCGCAGATTCCTCAAAGATAAAG GGATGCGCAGGCCTTCCTGGAACAAATCTCAGGCGATCCAACAGGTTATTTCTCTCAAAGCGCTTCTTGAACCTACCGACGATGATTCTCCTGCACCCGTTTCCTCCGCCATACACCGCCATCATCACCACCACCCTCAACCTCCTCAA GGGAATTTGAGTGAAGCTCCGGTGAAGAGTCCGAATCGCGAGATCGGTGTACGGGCCGTGGAAGATGTTCAGAAATCCATTTCACCTGCTGCAGAAAAACCTACCGAGACAAATGATGCCCCTGCCGG AGGGTGCGCACCTAGTGGGTCATTTGGGCAAATGACAATTTTCTACTGTGGTAAGGTGAATGTCTATGATGGAGTCTCACCGGATAAG GCACAGTCAATCATGCAACTTGCTGCAAGTCCGTCCCCGTTTCCTCAAGACAATCCTTTAAATAAAAATGCAGCAGTTTGGGCTTCTTCTTGCAACATACCGATTGATAAGGATGTCCTCTTCCCCACTAACACAGCAATTCTTCAAGTTTCTCAAACAG ATAAGATGGTGGAATATCCTCTGCAATACAGGGAGAAAGGGAGCACACCTCGAGATGCTG TGAAGGTCCACGCCTCAAATGGGAACTCAAGCCGTAGTAGCACTGACTCTCCACCGCAGACTAGACTGCCTCTAGTTTCCAGTGGCTCAGCTGACAACCAGCCAAAAGTTGCCCTTCCTATTGATCTGAATGATAAAG ATGTTCAAGAATGCTAA
- the LOC127092424 gene encoding protein TIFY 4B isoform X1, protein MNAGATVIRSILDKPLNQLTEDDISQLTREDCRRFLKDKGMRRPSWNKSQAIQQVISLKALLEPTDDDSPAPVSSAIHRHHHHHPQPPQGNLSEAPVKSPNREIGVRAVEDVQKSISPAAEKPTETNDAPAGGCAPSGSFGQMTIFYCGKVNVYDGVSPDKAQSIMQLAASPSPFPQDNPLNKNAAVWASSCNIPIDKDVLFPTNTAILQVSQTDKMVEYPLQYREKGSTPRDADVEGQASRKVSLQRYLEKRKDRGRPKGKKLTGITSSNFEMYLNLPVKVHASNGNSSRSSTDSPPQTRLPLVSSGSADNQPKVALPIDLNDKDVQEC, encoded by the exons ATGAACGCCGGAGCCACCGTCATCCGATCCATCCTCGATAAACCTCTTAACCAGCTCACCGAAGATGACATTTCGCAACTCACTCGCGAAGACTGTCGCAGATTCCTCAAAGATAAAG GGATGCGCAGGCCTTCCTGGAACAAATCTCAGGCGATCCAACAGGTTATTTCTCTCAAAGCGCTTCTTGAACCTACCGACGATGATTCTCCTGCACCCGTTTCCTCCGCCATACACCGCCATCATCACCACCACCCTCAACCTCCTCAA GGGAATTTGAGTGAAGCTCCGGTGAAGAGTCCGAATCGCGAGATCGGTGTACGGGCCGTGGAAGATGTTCAGAAATCCATTTCACCTGCTGCAGAAAAACCTACCGAGACAAATGATGCCCCTGCCGG AGGGTGCGCACCTAGTGGGTCATTTGGGCAAATGACAATTTTCTACTGTGGTAAGGTGAATGTCTATGATGGAGTCTCACCGGATAAG GCACAGTCAATCATGCAACTTGCTGCAAGTCCGTCCCCGTTTCCTCAAGACAATCCTTTAAATAAAAATGCAGCAGTTTGGGCTTCTTCTTGCAACATACCGATTGATAAGGATGTCCTCTTCCCCACTAACACAGCAATTCTTCAAGTTTCTCAAACAG ATAAGATGGTGGAATATCCTCTGCAATACAGGGAGAAAGGGAGCACACCTCGAGATGCTG ATGTAGAGGGTCAGGCAAGCAGAAAAGTGTCGCTGCAGCGATATCTTGAAAAGCGAAAGGACAG GGGAAGACCGAAGGGAAAGAAACTGACTGGCATAACTTCATCTAACTTTGAGATGTATTTGAATCTTCCAGTGAAGGTCCACGCCTCAAATGGGAACTCAAGCCGTAGTAGCACTGACTCTCCACCGCAGACTAGACTGCCTCTAGTTTCCAGTGGCTCAGCTGACAACCAGCCAAAAGTTGCCCTTCCTATTGATCTGAATGATAAAG ATGTTCAAGAATGCTAA